In Lewinellaceae bacterium, a single window of DNA contains:
- a CDS encoding choice-of-anchor I family protein, with product MKHFHPLIRALSALCLSALLSFPLLSQDTRELFQGFEGSVNDTWNYTASPPRYVADGGDDVWADTTSTEDVQPATGQKFWFMRDLDNPNGGIPGFHTLDFESVDISGFNFNTVAFKYYTIEYEDNDSIGYILQTDAGPGFDMANYVDLNRNTGAWETVFINVPPGASNLRLRLMARQNGTNDLAGFDDISVFSSNEDFISPFVTDAEVTGPNSVRVAYSEPMDQASVENLANYTANAAISNITYTNPGGSFSFVDIIFTEDFVAGQANSITVGPVADAAGNFLLAPFTFDFIYNNTAPALVITEIFYNPPSDEDQEFIEIYNAGDSPASMGGLQIDGEFAFTFPAGLILPAGEVLLMAYNEAVAEAFFGEDFLGWGATNNLGNGGGDLIITNYSGTVIDEVNYNDNDPWPTTPDGGGPSLELIAAVLDNNDGHNWRASITQAGDTDVFATPGITSENLPPVISFAEASVAVEEGSGPQSLALVVNNPDPVPSQVILSVASASTAVNGEDYILATNTITFPASSAELQFVDINILDNAAPGGRYLILEMTQVVNGVPGANDKLIVLIKDNDIASPPPLSPPGIKVVHRGSYESGLSAESVAHDPGSQRLFVANARENRLDIIDFSNPVNLRPVISINLSALYDGQITSLAVYDGMVAVAMAANVTGDNGAVLFFETNGFLQSSVEVGPLPNMLVFSPGGSRLLVANEGEPSGNYLVDPEGSVSIINMEPGVGNMMNSDVAPVSFAAFNADSASLAARGVRLYGPGATVAQDLEPEYIAISDDGATAYVVCQENNALVVVDIETATAAAILPLGYKDWSQPGLYFDASDRSPDIFFANWPVKGMYQPGAIDYFAVGGQRYLITANEGDARNYDAFSEEFRVGDDAVALDPAAFPDAAYLKEDVLLGRLFVTSANGDLDGDGDFDELYAYGGRSFSIWNAESGELVYDSGSSLEVIIANDPVFARIFNVNEDENEPKGRSDDKGPEPKAVVVGVVDGVPYAFVAMERIGGVMVFELSNPAAPQYIQYINTRNLNFPVGDLSPDDLAFIAAEDSPDGKALLVASHLVSGTVAVFEAGTFATVGFATSSSVVPEGSGRLEIEVQVEVDGALDGEATVRIIGASTAVEGEDYTMANTSLVFPGGSSEPQRITLDILDNDAPGGRYLILEIAPANNSVFIEETNRHILLIQDNDDAPPVAQTNPYIQMNYLGSYATPFGSTLEIADYDEASQRLFVTNPAASVVEILDYSDPANVTRVDTFSVLPYGSGANAVAVRNGIVAVAVQGANTGDSGKVVFFDVDGSFQKEVAVGVLPDMILFSPDGGKVLTANEGEPSSDYTVDPEGSVSIIDISGGVASAAVTTLGFEAFNSQRANLIAGGVRIFGPNATVAQDLEPEHIAISEDGNTAYVTCQENNALAVIDLPTETVAAIWPLGTKDWDRAGASFDASDRSSGVFFANWPVKGLYQPDAIDFFTVDGIGYLITANEGDARTYGAFTEEFRVGDDEIVLDPTAFPDAEYLKEDVLLGRLRISSAAGDTDGDGDYDELYAYGARSFSIRILATGALIFDSDNDLEQIIEADSVFGSLFNTNDEENAFKNRSDDKGPEPETVVVAEIDGREFAFIGLERMGGIVAYEVSNPVAPEFIQYINTRNVIDLGGDLSPEGMAFIPASASPTGRPMLVVAYEVSGTVALFDLQLNCSIASLPDEVSFCEGQPGLLEVSGAYEQIAWSTGEMGPSIAVSNEGPYTVTATTASGCVATDTVAVSFTPLPAFDFPQDTLICADDVTIFEPGSGNAFIIDGIMQDAFIVEGFAPGAYSVEAIVVSDLGCQLPAELNFTIDICAGTQHIAPAEAIELSPNPTAGLATVRLRNLRESVYHLQVANAAGQLISHSRVVPLQGEYRAEIDLSAMPPGIYLVRLVSGSRLLEKRLVVE from the coding sequence ATGAAGCATTTTCACCCTCTCATCCGGGCTTTGAGCGCCCTCTGCCTGAGCGCACTCCTGTCCTTCCCGCTCCTGTCCCAGGATACCCGGGAACTTTTCCAGGGTTTCGAAGGCTCCGTCAATGACACCTGGAATTACACGGCCTCCCCGCCTCGCTACGTCGCCGACGGCGGCGACGACGTCTGGGCGGACACCACATCAACCGAAGACGTCCAGCCCGCCACCGGCCAGAAGTTCTGGTTCATGCGCGACCTGGACAACCCGAATGGCGGCATCCCCGGGTTTCATACCCTTGATTTCGAATCTGTTGACATCTCCGGCTTTAACTTCAATACGGTCGCCTTCAAATACTACACCATAGAATACGAAGACAACGACTCTATCGGTTATATCCTGCAAACCGATGCCGGCCCCGGCTTCGATATGGCCAACTACGTGGACCTGAACCGCAACACCGGTGCCTGGGAGACGGTTTTCATCAACGTCCCGCCCGGCGCCTCCAACCTGCGCCTGCGCCTGATGGCCAGGCAAAATGGCACCAACGACCTGGCAGGTTTTGACGATATATCCGTTTTCAGCAGCAATGAGGATTTCATCTCACCCTTTGTGACCGATGCGGAAGTGACCGGCCCCAATTCCGTAAGGGTGGCGTACAGCGAGCCTATGGATCAGGCAAGCGTAGAGAATCTGGCGAATTATACTGCCAATGCTGCTATCAGCAACATAACCTACACAAACCCGGGAGGGAGCTTTTCGTTTGTCGACATCATTTTCACCGAAGATTTCGTCGCCGGGCAAGCCAACTCCATCACCGTCGGGCCAGTCGCGGATGCCGCCGGCAACTTCCTGCTCGCTCCTTTCACTTTCGACTTCATCTACAACAATACGGCTCCTGCTCTGGTCATCACAGAAATTTTTTACAATCCGCCTTCCGATGAAGATCAGGAGTTCATTGAGATTTACAATGCCGGCGACAGCCCGGCATCCATGGGAGGGCTTCAGATTGACGGAGAGTTCGCTTTCACCTTCCCGGCAGGGCTTATCCTGCCGGCAGGAGAAGTGTTGTTGATGGCCTACAACGAAGCGGTGGCTGAAGCATTTTTTGGTGAAGATTTTCTGGGCTGGGGCGCCACCAACAACCTCGGCAACGGAGGTGGAGACCTCATCATTACCAACTACAGCGGCACGGTCATCGATGAGGTCAATTACAATGACAACGACCCCTGGCCCACCACCCCCGACGGGGGCGGCCCCTCTCTGGAACTGATCGCCGCTGTTCTTGACAATAATGATGGCCACAACTGGCGTGCTTCCATTACTCAGGCCGGGGATACAGATGTCTTCGCTACTCCGGGAATTACCAGCGAAAACCTGCCGCCCGTCATTTCCTTTGCAGAAGCCTCGGTAGCAGTGGAAGAAGGCTCCGGCCCGCAATCCCTGGCCCTGGTGGTCAACAATCCCGATCCGGTACCTTCACAGGTTATTCTGTCGGTGGCCAGCGCCTCCACTGCCGTAAATGGCGAAGACTATATTTTGGCAACCAACACCATTACCTTCCCCGCCAGCAGCGCCGAGTTGCAATTCGTGGATATAAACATACTGGACAATGCCGCTCCGGGCGGCCGGTATCTGATCCTTGAAATGACGCAGGTCGTCAATGGCGTTCCAGGCGCAAACGACAAGCTTATTGTACTGATCAAAGACAACGACATCGCATCTCCTCCGCCGCTGTCGCCGCCCGGCATAAAGGTCGTACACCGAGGCAGTTACGAATCCGGGCTTTCGGCAGAGAGCGTTGCCCATGACCCCGGCTCTCAGCGCCTGTTCGTGGCCAATGCCCGCGAAAACAGGCTGGACATCATCGATTTTTCCAACCCCGTGAACCTGAGGCCTGTCATTTCTATTAACCTTTCGGCGTTGTACGATGGGCAGATTACCTCCTTGGCAGTTTATGATGGCATGGTTGCAGTGGCCATGGCCGCTAATGTAACCGGCGACAACGGCGCTGTCCTTTTCTTTGAAACCAATGGTTTCCTGCAAAGCTCCGTCGAAGTGGGCCCTTTGCCCAATATGCTCGTTTTCTCTCCCGGCGGCAGCAGGCTGCTCGTAGCGAATGAAGGGGAGCCCAGCGGCAATTACCTGGTGGACCCCGAGGGCTCTGTGAGCATCATCAACATGGAGCCCGGCGTGGGCAATATGATGAATTCTGATGTGGCGCCGGTGAGCTTTGCCGCTTTCAATGCCGATTCGGCCAGCCTGGCAGCCCGGGGCGTGCGCCTGTACGGGCCGGGCGCGACTGTAGCCCAGGATTTGGAACCGGAATACATCGCCATCTCCGATGATGGCGCTACTGCTTATGTGGTTTGCCAGGAAAACAACGCCCTGGTTGTCGTGGATATTGAAACGGCAACGGCTGCGGCTATCTTGCCACTGGGATACAAAGACTGGTCTCAGCCAGGCCTTTATTTCGATGCATCCGACCGCTCGCCGGATATTTTCTTCGCCAACTGGCCGGTCAAAGGCATGTATCAGCCAGGCGCCATCGACTACTTTGCCGTTGGCGGGCAGCGCTACCTCATCACGGCCAACGAAGGAGACGCCCGCAATTACGATGCCTTCAGCGAGGAATTCCGGGTCGGCGACGATGCGGTCGCCCTCGATCCGGCGGCTTTCCCGGACGCCGCATACCTTAAGGAAGACGTGCTGCTCGGCCGCCTGTTCGTGACCAGCGCCAACGGCGACCTGGACGGCGACGGCGATTTCGACGAGCTGTACGCCTACGGCGGCCGCTCCTTCTCCATCTGGAATGCCGAATCCGGCGAGTTGGTGTACGACAGCGGCAGCAGCCTGGAAGTGATTATCGCCAACGACCCCGTCTTCGCCCGGATTTTCAACGTCAATGAAGATGAGAATGAACCCAAGGGCCGCTCCGATGACAAAGGGCCTGAGCCGAAAGCCGTTGTGGTGGGAGTGGTGGATGGCGTGCCCTACGCGTTCGTTGCTATGGAGCGCATAGGAGGCGTTATGGTGTTTGAACTGAGCAACCCGGCAGCGCCGCAGTACATTCAATACATCAACACCCGCAACCTCAATTTTCCGGTCGGCGACCTCAGCCCCGATGATTTGGCCTTCATCGCCGCCGAAGACAGCCCCGACGGCAAAGCGCTGTTGGTGGCGTCCCACCTGGTAAGTGGAACAGTCGCCGTCTTTGAAGCAGGGACTTTCGCCACCGTTGGGTTTGCGACATCCAGCTCCGTCGTCCCCGAGGGCTCCGGCCGTCTGGAAATTGAAGTGCAGGTGGAAGTTGACGGAGCGTTGGACGGCGAAGCCACGGTCAGGATAATTGGCGCATCTACCGCTGTAGAGGGGGAAGACTATACGATGGCCAATACCAGCCTGGTGTTCCCGGGTGGTTCTTCCGAGCCCCAGCGCATCACCCTGGATATTCTGGACAACGATGCTCCCGGCGGCCGTTACCTCATCCTGGAGATCGCTCCCGCCAATAACTCCGTCTTTATCGAGGAAACCAACCGCCACATCCTGCTCATCCAGGACAATGACGATGCGCCGCCCGTTGCCCAAACAAATCCCTATATCCAGATGAACTACCTGGGGAGTTATGCCACCCCGTTTGGTTCAACCCTGGAGATCGCTGACTACGACGAGGCGAGCCAGCGCCTGTTTGTGACCAATCCCGCCGCTTCTGTTGTCGAAATACTCGACTATTCCGACCCTGCCAATGTGACTCGGGTGGATACGTTCTCCGTTCTTCCGTACGGCAGCGGGGCAAACGCTGTGGCCGTCAGGAATGGCATCGTCGCTGTAGCGGTGCAGGGGGCGAATACCGGAGACAGCGGTAAAGTCGTTTTCTTCGATGTAGATGGTTCATTCCAGAAGGAAGTTGCCGTCGGCGTACTGCCCGATATGATACTTTTCTCCCCGGATGGAGGCAAGGTGCTGACCGCGAACGAAGGAGAACCCAGTAGTGATTACACCGTAGACCCTGAGGGTTCGGTCAGCATCATTGACATCAGCGGAGGAGTGGCGAGCGCCGCTGTCACGACACTGGGCTTTGAAGCCTTCAACAGCCAGCGGGCTAACCTGATCGCCGGAGGCGTGCGCATCTTTGGCCCAAACGCCACTGTCGCCCAGGACCTGGAGCCGGAACACATTGCCATTTCCGAGGACGGCAATACCGCATACGTCACCTGCCAGGAAAACAACGCCCTGGCGGTCATCGACCTGCCCACCGAAACAGTTGCCGCCATCTGGCCATTGGGAACTAAAGACTGGGATCGGGCCGGCGCCTCTTTCGACGCTTCCGACCGAAGCAGCGGGGTTTTTTTCGCCAACTGGCCGGTGAAAGGCTTGTACCAACCTGACGCTATCGATTTTTTCACTGTTGACGGAATAGGCTACCTCATCACCGCCAACGAGGGCGACGCCCGTACCTACGGCGCCTTCACTGAAGAATTCCGGGTAGGGGACGATGAGATCGTGCTCGACCCCACCGCCTTCCCCGATGCAGAATACCTGAAGGAAGATGTGCTGCTGGGCCGCCTGCGCATCAGCAGCGCTGCCGGCGACACAGACGGTGACGGCGACTACGATGAGCTCTATGCCTACGGCGCCCGCTCCTTTTCCATTCGAATCCTTGCGACGGGTGCATTGATATTCGATAGCGACAACGACCTGGAACAAATCATCGAAGCGGATTCCGTGTTCGGCTCCTTGTTCAATACCAATGATGAAGAGAATGCATTCAAGAACCGCTCCGACGACAAGGGCCCGGAGCCGGAAACAGTAGTCGTCGCAGAGATCGACGGCCGGGAGTTTGCCTTCATCGGCCTGGAACGCATGGGGGGCATCGTTGCTTACGAAGTGAGCAACCCGGTTGCTCCTGAATTCATCCAGTATATCAATACCCGCAACGTCATTGATCTGGGGGGCGACCTAAGCCCCGAAGGCATGGCTTTCATTCCGGCATCGGCCAGCCCCACCGGCCGGCCGATGCTTGTGGTGGCTTACGAGGTAAGCGGCACGGTAGCCTTGTTCGACCTGCAACTAAATTGCTCCATTGCCTCCTTGCCTGATGAGGTGAGTTTCTGCGAAGGCCAGCCCGGCTTGCTGGAGGTAAGCGGGGCTTATGAGCAGATCGCATGGTCCACAGGTGAGATGGGCCCTTCTATTGCCGTGAGCAACGAAGGCCCTTATACGGTAACAGCCACCACGGCCAGCGGCTGCGTCGCCACGGATACGGTTGCCGTATCCTTTACCCCGCTTCCTGCGTTTGATTTCCCGCAGGATACCTTGATCTGCGCGGATGATGTAACCATTTTCGAACCTGGCTCCGGAAATGCTTTCATCATCGATGGCATCATGCAGGATGCCTTTATTGTTGAAGGATTTGCGCCCGGCGCTTATTCTGTTGAAGCCATTGTCGTCAGCGATTTGGGCTGCCAGCTGCCGGCGGAACTCAACTTCACAATTGACATTTGCGCCGGTACGCAGCACATAGCGCCGGCGGAGGCCATAGAGTTGTCTCCCAACCCCACTGCCGGCCTGGCAACTGTGCGCTTGCGCAATTTACGGGAGTCGGTTTACCACCTTCAGGTGGCCAATGCCGCCGGCCAGTTGATCTCGCACAGCCGCGTCGTGCCTCTGCAGGGAGAATATCGGGCGGAGATCGACCTGTCGGCCATGCCGCCGGGCATCTATCTGGTTCGGCTGGTTTCGGGCAGCAGGCTGCTGGAGAAGAGGCTGGTTGTGGAGTAA
- the prfA gene encoding peptide chain release factor 1, which produces MLDKLQAIKERYIYLEEQMADPGLIADMSRYTRVSKEYKDLQPLVRAYEQYKQLLGNIQTAREMLRDESAEMREMAEMELEELEPRQEELEEQIKVLLIPKDPEDSKDVIFEIRSGTGGDEASLFAGDLYRMYTRYFEQQGWKVETVSVNEGTVGGYNKLVLEISGEDVYGKLKFESGAHRVQRIPKTESQGRVHTSAATVVVMPKLEMEDVDINKADLKIDTYRSSGAGGQHVNKTESAVRITHLPTGIVSESQDGRSQIKNREIALQRLYVKIAEAQREQHESEQAAKRRSLVGSGDRSGKVRTYNFPQNRVTDHRLEGDNKNSNLQAVMEGELEPIIEALQMAENAEKMKEGAMG; this is translated from the coding sequence ATGCTAGACAAGCTTCAGGCAATAAAGGAACGATACATCTACCTCGAAGAGCAGATGGCCGACCCGGGGCTCATCGCCGACATGAGCCGCTACACCAGGGTGAGCAAGGAGTACAAAGACCTGCAGCCTTTGGTCAGGGCCTACGAGCAGTACAAGCAGTTGCTGGGCAACATACAAACCGCCCGGGAAATGCTCAGGGACGAAAGCGCTGAGATGCGCGAAATGGCCGAAATGGAACTGGAAGAGCTCGAACCCCGCCAGGAGGAGCTGGAAGAGCAGATCAAAGTGCTGCTCATCCCCAAAGACCCGGAAGATTCCAAAGACGTGATCTTCGAAATCCGCTCCGGCACCGGCGGCGACGAGGCCAGCCTTTTTGCAGGCGACCTCTACCGCATGTATACCCGCTATTTCGAACAACAGGGTTGGAAAGTGGAAACCGTTTCCGTCAACGAGGGCACCGTCGGCGGCTACAACAAACTCGTACTGGAAATTTCCGGGGAGGATGTCTACGGCAAACTCAAGTTCGAATCCGGCGCCCACCGCGTCCAGCGCATCCCGAAGACCGAATCGCAGGGGCGCGTGCATACTTCGGCGGCCACTGTGGTGGTCATGCCCAAACTGGAAATGGAAGACGTCGACATCAATAAAGCCGACCTCAAGATCGACACTTACCGCTCCAGCGGCGCCGGCGGCCAGCACGTCAACAAGACGGAGTCGGCCGTGCGCATCACCCACCTGCCCACCGGCATCGTCTCCGAAAGCCAGGACGGCCGCTCCCAGATCAAGAACCGGGAGATCGCCCTGCAGCGCCTCTACGTGAAGATCGCCGAAGCGCAGCGCGAGCAGCACGAATCCGAGCAGGCCGCCAAACGCCGCTCTCTGGTGGGCTCTGGCGACCGCTCCGGAAAGGTTCGCACCTACAACTTTCCGCAGAACCGCGTCACCGACCACCGCCTGGAAGGAGATAACAAAAACTCCAACCTGCAGGCTGTAATGGAGGGCGAGCTTGAACCCATCATCGAAGCCCTCCAAATGGCCGAAAATGCCGAGAAGATGAAGGAAGGGGCGATGGGGTAA
- the tsaB gene encoding tRNA (adenosine(37)-N6)-threonylcarbamoyltransferase complex dimerization subunit type 1 TsaB, whose protein sequence is MSLLLHIETATDICSIGLSRGDQLLSIHNAAAGYQHAAQITLLIQRCLEEAGLSLKELDALSLSSGPGSYTSLRVGAATAKGICYSLDKPLIVVDTLRALALASRKQEREEALYYPMIDARRMEVYTAGFDAANELVEEPKAIVVDAFAFSEQLQAGHRIVLSGNGAEKCRPVLPGENIIYSPVACSAAHLLPLALVAFEQEDFEDVAYYSPFYLKPPNITKPRPRLK, encoded by the coding sequence ATGTCTCTCTTACTCCACATAGAAACCGCCACTGACATCTGCTCCATCGGCCTGAGCCGGGGGGATCAACTGTTGAGCATCCACAATGCGGCGGCCGGATACCAGCACGCTGCGCAGATCACCCTGCTCATTCAGCGTTGCCTGGAGGAGGCGGGCCTCAGCCTGAAAGAACTGGACGCCCTTTCGCTGAGCAGCGGGCCGGGGTCTTACACCTCCCTGAGGGTGGGAGCGGCTACGGCAAAGGGCATTTGTTACAGCCTGGACAAGCCCCTGATCGTCGTGGACACCCTTCGGGCGCTGGCTTTGGCAAGCCGGAAGCAGGAACGGGAAGAGGCGCTGTACTACCCCATGATCGATGCCCGCCGGATGGAAGTGTACACTGCCGGCTTTGACGCGGCGAACGAACTGGTCGAGGAGCCAAAGGCCATTGTCGTCGATGCGTTTGCCTTCAGCGAGCAGTTGCAGGCCGGCCACCGGATCGTATTGTCGGGCAACGGGGCTGAAAAATGCCGCCCGGTACTGCCTGGCGAGAATATTATATACAGCCCGGTAGCCTGCTCGGCTGCCCACCTGCTTCCGCTGGCGCTGGTTGCCTTTGAACAGGAGGATTTTGAGGATGTCGCCTATTACAGCCCCTTCTATCTCAAGCCGCCAAATATCACAAAACCCAGGCCCAGGCTTAAATAA
- a CDS encoding helix-turn-helix transcriptional regulator, whose translation MRKQKNEAVILKKGDGDIKLDYAELRKAVLVLRAVNHKLRQRIIDLLEESESMTVTDIYIKLRLEQSVASQHLAILRRAGVVNTERQGKFINYSLNRDRLAQISRLVDELAA comes from the coding sequence ATGAGAAAACAGAAAAATGAGGCCGTCATTCTGAAAAAAGGAGACGGCGATATTAAACTTGACTATGCTGAGCTCCGGAAAGCGGTGCTGGTATTAAGGGCTGTCAACCACAAATTACGGCAACGCATCATCGATTTGCTGGAGGAAAGCGAAAGCATGACGGTGACCGATATTTATATCAAGCTGCGCCTGGAGCAATCGGTGGCTTCTCAGCACCTGGCCATCTTGCGCAGAGCCGGAGTCGTAAATACTGAGCGGCAGGGCAAATTCATCAATTATTCCCTCAACCGGGACCGCCTCGCTCAAATCTCCCGTTTGGTGGATGAGCTCGCAGCCTGA
- a CDS encoding helix-turn-helix transcriptional regulator — translation MRKTKVSINHEKLNASSEVLRAVAHPLRMKILEFIDQNEEINVNKIYNTLGLEQSITSQHLRILRTAGLVNTQRDGKYIHYSIDYEKLGCSVTAVHNFLQESRK, via the coding sequence ATGAGAAAAACTAAGGTAAGCATCAACCATGAGAAGCTGAACGCTTCCTCTGAGGTACTTCGTGCTGTAGCGCATCCCCTCCGTATGAAAATCCTGGAATTTATCGACCAGAACGAGGAGATCAACGTCAACAAAATCTACAACACGCTCGGCCTCGAACAGTCCATCACTTCCCAGCACCTCCGCATCCTCCGCACGGCAGGATTGGTGAACACCCAGCGTGATGGCAAGTACATCCACTATAGCATAGACTACGAAAAGCTTGGTTGTTCTGTAACTGCGGTTCACAACTTCCTGCAGGAATCCAGGAAGTAA
- a CDS encoding lipoprotein signal peptidase — protein sequence MKKSAIVLAIIFLVLFIDQSLKIWVKTQMNYGDEIEILGLDWALIHFVENNGMAFGISLGGIYGKLALSLFRIIAVGFLIYYLRLLVRSNVSTGLLASFSLILAGALGNILDSAFYGLIFSDSPYHGGLAELFPEGGGYAGFLHGKVVDMLYFPIIDTYFPEWVPYWGGSHFMFFKPVFNIADLSITLGVINILLFQRSFFSSPDDGQDALSEEGRKEDADETASVTAAGGETSAADIRYPENSGSPADGANEEGPRPSPERD from the coding sequence TTGAAGAAATCAGCAATAGTCCTCGCCATTATCTTTCTGGTCCTTTTCATCGACCAATCCCTGAAGATATGGGTGAAAACCCAAATGAATTATGGCGACGAGATCGAGATCCTGGGCCTGGATTGGGCCCTCATCCATTTTGTGGAAAATAATGGCATGGCCTTCGGCATCTCCCTGGGCGGCATTTACGGGAAGCTGGCGCTGAGCCTTTTCCGCATTATTGCCGTGGGTTTTCTCATCTACTACCTGCGCTTGCTGGTCCGTTCCAATGTTTCGACAGGCCTGCTGGCGAGCTTCTCCCTGATCCTCGCCGGAGCGCTCGGCAACATCCTGGACAGCGCATTTTACGGGCTTATATTTTCCGACTCTCCCTACCACGGCGGCCTGGCGGAGCTTTTTCCCGAGGGCGGCGGCTACGCCGGCTTCCTGCACGGCAAAGTAGTGGATATGCTGTACTTCCCAATCATCGATACTTATTTTCCGGAATGGGTGCCGTACTGGGGGGGGAGCCACTTCATGTTCTTCAAACCCGTCTTCAACATTGCCGACCTCTCCATTACTTTGGGAGTCATCAATATACTGCTTTTCCAGCGCAGCTTTTTCAGTTCTCCCGACGACGGGCAGGATGCCCTTTCAGAAGAAGGCAGGAAAGAGGACGCCGACGAGACGGCATCTGTAACCGCAGCCGGCGGAGAGACCTCCGCTGCCGATATAAGGTATCCGGAAAACTCCGGTTCGCCGGCGGACGGGGCTAACGAAGAAGGCCCGCGGCCTTCGCCGGAAAGAGATTAA
- a CDS encoding TraR/DksA C4-type zinc finger protein produces the protein MNQKAEKTRYSDEELEEFRLLIEKKLELAQEQLQFYLDQLSELADNPDAKVKGLDDGIGTVESERLTSMAGRQRRHIQHLENALIRIRNKAYGVCRVTGKLISKERLKAVPHATLSIEAKQNRSRSN, from the coding sequence ATGAACCAGAAAGCTGAAAAGACCCGATACAGCGATGAGGAGTTGGAAGAATTCAGGCTGCTCATTGAAAAAAAGTTGGAGCTTGCCCAGGAACAACTTCAGTTTTATCTTGACCAGTTGTCCGAACTTGCCGATAACCCGGATGCCAAAGTAAAAGGCCTGGATGATGGCATCGGAACCGTGGAGAGCGAAAGGCTGACCAGCATGGCCGGCCGCCAGCGCAGGCACATACAGCACCTGGAAAATGCGCTTATCCGGATTCGGAATAAAGCTTACGGAGTTTGCCGCGTCACCGGCAAACTGATCTCCAAAGAGCGCCTGAAGGCGGTGCCGCATGCCACCCTCAGCATCGAGGCGAAGCAAAACCGGTCGCGCAGCAACTAA